A section of the Fibrobacter sp. UWH6 genome encodes:
- a CDS encoding agmatine deiminase family protein, with amino-acid sequence MATSNSLRYPAEWEEQAATWLAFPHNPKNWNGERGVKIRAFYFKLIKTITDFQPVNVIVPSQKFFSDEEKSILASCKHPANVMVIKNNDIWIRDYGPFFMQKGKKKVIVETQFNAWGAKFPPWTLDNKIPAAIAEKTGTKLVKSVPYIFEGGAIEVNGDGLGITTLDCLIGKNRNADKDLPKVVKALCSAFGLRDLLVLPHGLHGDHTDGHIDNVARFVEKDRVVMCWAEGKSPNAPILAEAKYLLEAWLKKHYGDSAKVDTLPMPPQRTLPTGEIMPASYMNFIYANGALIFPKYKSPNDAVAMKYFQSVYPDRKVIAIDSRTVLEEGGSLHCMSKHENA; translated from the coding sequence ATGGCTACATCTAATTCTCTCCGATATCCCGCTGAATGGGAAGAACAGGCAGCCACCTGGCTCGCCTTCCCCCACAATCCCAAGAACTGGAACGGCGAACGCGGCGTAAAAATCCGCGCCTTCTATTTCAAGCTGATCAAGACCATTACCGATTTCCAGCCGGTCAACGTCATTGTCCCCAGTCAGAAGTTCTTCTCTGACGAAGAAAAAAGTATCCTGGCCTCCTGCAAGCACCCGGCCAACGTCATGGTCATCAAGAACAACGACATCTGGATCCGTGACTACGGTCCGTTCTTCATGCAGAAGGGCAAAAAGAAAGTCATCGTAGAAACCCAGTTCAACGCCTGGGGCGCCAAGTTCCCCCCTTGGACTCTCGACAACAAGATTCCCGCAGCCATCGCCGAAAAGACCGGAACCAAGCTGGTCAAGAGCGTTCCCTACATCTTTGAAGGCGGCGCCATCGAAGTGAACGGCGACGGTCTGGGCATCACCACCCTGGATTGCCTTATCGGCAAGAACCGCAACGCCGACAAGGACCTGCCCAAGGTTGTAAAGGCCCTCTGCAGCGCCTTTGGACTCCGCGATCTGCTGGTCCTCCCCCACGGCCTCCACGGCGACCACACCGACGGCCACATCGACAACGTCGCCCGCTTCGTAGAAAAAGACCGCGTGGTCATGTGCTGGGCCGAAGGCAAGTCCCCCAATGCCCCCATCCTCGCCGAAGCCAAGTACCTGTTGGAAGCCTGGCTCAAAAAGCACTACGGTGATTCCGCCAAGGTCGACACCCTCCCCATGCCGCCCCAGCGCACCTTGCCCACCGGCGAAATCATGCCAGCAAGCTATATGAACTTCATTTATGCAAATGGAGCATTGATTTTCCCCAAATACAAGTCTCCTAACGATGCCGTCGCTATGAAGTATTTCCAGAGCGTCTATCCTGACCGCAAAGTTATTGCGATCGATAGCCGAACCGTTCTGGAAGAAGGCGGAAGCCTTCACTGCATGAGCAAGCACGAGAACGCGTAG
- a CDS encoding carbon-nitrogen hydrolase has product MTKIKTATLQGKWTGDTKSNNEWYKAEARKLKGQGVDIIILPEMFHTPYFPFEENADFFDMAIEKDDVLVQEWQNIARELNAVVVFPFFEKRARGIYHNSAFVFERDGSIAGLYRKSHIPDDPAFYEKYYFIPGDTGFEPIQTSAGKIGVLICWDQWFPEAARIMSLKGADLLIYPTAIGWMKSEPAELYPRQQDSWTTVMRGHAIANRTFVLSANRIGTEGELTFWGTSFVAAPDGYLIKKCDTDFLGASIVEIDLGETEFNRRWWPHFRDRRVDLYGDILKIWCD; this is encoded by the coding sequence ATGACAAAGATTAAAACCGCAACTCTGCAAGGAAAGTGGACTGGTGATACCAAGTCCAACAACGAATGGTACAAGGCCGAAGCCCGCAAGCTCAAAGGCCAGGGTGTTGATATCATCATCCTCCCCGAAATGTTCCACACGCCCTACTTCCCCTTCGAAGAAAACGCCGACTTCTTCGACATGGCCATCGAAAAAGATGACGTCCTTGTTCAGGAATGGCAGAACATCGCCCGCGAATTGAACGCCGTCGTGGTGTTCCCCTTCTTCGAAAAGCGCGCCCGCGGCATCTACCACAATTCAGCCTTTGTCTTTGAACGCGACGGAAGCATCGCCGGCCTTTATCGCAAGAGCCACATTCCCGACGATCCCGCCTTCTACGAAAAGTATTACTTCATCCCCGGCGACACCGGCTTTGAACCCATCCAGACTTCCGCCGGCAAGATCGGCGTGCTGATTTGCTGGGACCAGTGGTTCCCCGAAGCCGCCCGCATCATGAGCCTGAAGGGCGCAGACCTTCTGATCTACCCCACCGCAATCGGCTGGATGAAATCCGAACCCGCAGAACTTTACCCCCGTCAGCAGGACAGCTGGACCACCGTCATGCGCGGCCACGCCATCGCCAACCGCACCTTCGTGCTTTCTGCAAACCGCATCGGCACCGAAGGCGAACTGACCTTCTGGGGAACAAGCTTTGTTGCAGCCCCCGATGGCTACCTGATCAAGAAATGCGATACCGATTTCCTGGGAGCCTCCATCGTCGAAATCGACCTGGGCGAAACTGAATTCAATCGCCGCTGGTGGCCGCACTTCAGAGACCGCCGAGTAGACCTGTACGGCGACATCCTAAAAATCTGGTGCGACTAG
- a CDS encoding carboxylesterase family protein codes for MNYFSSKTWGVAAVALSMLVLSTSATAAERYKDRQFKVKKTTDVSFATKVPHLSSYHTITESLLKYNQAASILKQDPTTVAYFYNNENDTEKRDLKLDLYEPKDDKAKDRALVIVSHGGAMVAGAKDDFEQKSVNYCDSLAARGYVAASIEYRLGVTLTGKDKQLSIDSVDFARAVYRGVQDVRAAVRYFRANADKYGINPERIYLLGNSAGAIISLEDVYARTEDDFPSYIKKKGAPDLGLLDDYGSEGNPFANGVVALWGAVHNLKMIGDNKTPVLLIHGTKDETVYFKTGRPLSNVAKVLQNLIPSELGATVASYALDLHAPTLYGSYVIDSLLTKKKIEHETYFVEGVAHEFYDDDPKYEKEVQKRAFEFLYKLTQSEPVVGIERKPIMLAQASAIRMGAGNMNFSVSRGKDLQYAVVDLRGRAAMSGNVSAGQMVDLSSLNSGVYVLRVQGERAIRFGLGK; via the coding sequence ATGAACTATTTTTCATCAAAAACATGGGGCGTAGCCGCCGTTGCGCTCTCTATGTTGGTTCTTTCGACGTCTGCAACTGCCGCAGAACGCTATAAGGATCGCCAGTTCAAGGTCAAGAAGACTACTGACGTTAGCTTCGCTACCAAGGTGCCGCACCTCAGCTCCTATCATACCATTACGGAATCCCTGCTGAAGTACAATCAGGCAGCTTCAATTCTGAAGCAGGACCCCACGACGGTCGCCTACTTCTACAACAACGAAAATGATACCGAAAAGCGCGACCTGAAGCTGGACCTTTATGAACCGAAGGATGACAAGGCCAAGGATCGTGCCCTGGTGATCGTGAGTCATGGTGGTGCCATGGTGGCCGGTGCCAAGGACGATTTCGAACAGAAGTCCGTGAACTATTGCGACTCCCTGGCTGCCCGCGGTTACGTGGCCGCTTCCATTGAATACCGCCTGGGCGTAACCTTGACCGGTAAGGATAAGCAGCTCAGCATCGATAGCGTTGACTTCGCCCGCGCCGTTTACCGTGGCGTTCAGGACGTTCGTGCCGCCGTTCGTTACTTCCGTGCCAACGCCGACAAGTACGGCATCAACCCCGAACGTATCTACCTCCTCGGAAATAGCGCCGGCGCAATCATCTCCCTGGAAGATGTTTATGCCCGTACCGAAGATGATTTCCCCTCTTATATCAAGAAGAAGGGCGCTCCTGACCTGGGTCTCCTGGATGATTACGGTTCTGAGGGAAATCCCTTTGCCAACGGTGTGGTTGCCCTGTGGGGTGCCGTTCACAACCTGAAGATGATTGGTGACAACAAGACTCCGGTGCTCCTGATTCACGGCACCAAGGATGAAACCGTTTACTTCAAGACGGGTCGCCCCCTGAGCAATGTGGCCAAGGTGCTGCAGAACCTGATTCCTTCTGAATTGGGTGCCACTGTGGCTTCTTATGCCTTGGATTTGCACGCTCCCACTCTGTATGGCAGCTATGTGATTGACTCCCTGCTGACCAAGAAGAAGATTGAACACGAAACTTACTTTGTCGAAGGTGTTGCCCACGAATTCTACGATGACGATCCCAAGTACGAAAAGGAAGTGCAGAAGAGAGCCTTCGAGTTCCTTTACAAGCTGACCCAGAGCGAACCTGTGGTGGGTATCGAACGCAAGCCCATTATGCTTGCCCAGGCTTCTGCAATCCGCATGGGCGCAGGCAACATGAACTTCAGCGTTTCTCGCGGCAAGGACCTGCAGTATGCAGTTGTGGACCTTCGCGGTCGTGCAGCCATGAGCGGCAATGTTTCTGCCGGTCAGATGGTTGACCTGAGCTCCCTGAATAGCGGCGTGTATGTGCTCCGCGTGCAGGGTGAACGCGCTATCCGCTTCGGCCTGGGCAAGTAA
- a CDS encoding FISUMP domain-containing protein, translated as MNRLLPFALALVAATMCFTACGDDDSSSFVEPEKESSSSEILSSGDEISVNSSDDEGLDAASSSGKTSKNSSSSKGSSAKSSESAASSSSVIPGTDRGSSSSGVASSSSVFLPRRCEEGAKDTVVKENSTAYMTCRDNYWRTDTIIYPPKPKVYPNMDRQFENPYSTLSEFTDPRDGQKYTTLILHKRDSDKKIIDDDSIEVFAQNLNYGEMVDSSVHRLDDGKVEKYCELNDEWFCENGWGGRYTWSEAMGISSKYDSVLWKDTTGGNTRIHQGICPEGWHIMNGYEWENYTAGGGLSMASKANWTTDKTGANLLGMSVLFDMRDYELSWMLTNFFTPAEESATIAYSVHVNDVYVKMGAAQKSELNRFPVRCVKNY; from the coding sequence ATGAATCGACTGTTACCTTTTGCCCTTGCCCTTGTTGCCGCTACCATGTGCTTTACCGCCTGCGGTGACGACGACAGCAGCAGCTTCGTTGAACCGGAAAAGGAATCCTCGTCTAGCGAAATCCTGAGCAGCGGCGACGAAATTTCCGTGAACTCGAGCGACGACGAAGGCCTCGACGCCGCCTCCAGCAGCGGGAAGACTTCCAAGAATAGCTCCTCGAGCAAGGGAAGCTCCGCAAAATCGAGCGAAAGTGCCGCCTCCAGCAGCAGTGTCATCCCCGGCACCGACCGGGGATCTAGCAGCAGCGGGGTGGCATCGTCGAGCAGCGTCTTTTTGCCCCGCCGTTGCGAGGAGGGCGCCAAGGACACAGTTGTAAAAGAAAATTCAACTGCGTATATGACGTGTAGGGATAACTATTGGCGAACGGATACGATAATTTACCCACCCAAGCCCAAGGTTTACCCGAACATGGACCGCCAATTCGAAAACCCGTACAGCACACTCAGCGAGTTCACGGACCCGCGTGACGGCCAGAAGTACACGACGCTGATACTCCACAAGCGTGATAGTGACAAGAAGATAATTGACGACGATTCCATCGAGGTTTTCGCGCAGAACCTGAACTACGGCGAGATGGTGGACTCGAGCGTCCACCGGCTGGACGACGGCAAGGTGGAGAAGTACTGCGAGCTGAACGACGAGTGGTTCTGCGAGAACGGCTGGGGCGGCCGCTATACTTGGAGCGAGGCGATGGGGATATCGTCGAAGTACGATTCCGTGCTCTGGAAGGATACGACCGGCGGCAACACCCGCATACACCAGGGCATCTGCCCGGAGGGCTGGCACATCATGAACGGCTACGAGTGGGAAAACTATACGGCGGGAGGCGGATTGAGCATGGCGTCGAAGGCGAACTGGACAACGGACAAGACCGGCGCGAACCTGCTCGGCATGTCCGTGCTGTTCGACATGCGCGACTATGAACTCAGCTGGATGCTGACGAACTTCTTTACACCCGCAGAAGAATCCGCAACGATTGCTTATAGTGTCCATGTAAATGACGTTTATGTTAAAATGGGGGCTGCTCAGAAATCTGAACTCAACAGATTCCCTGTCCGCTGCGTCAAGAATTACTAG
- a CDS encoding DUF2914 domain-containing protein, whose product MEFIDKVRNKPSVQKIMKFFPAIAFLGGFGWDSITLGMSIDDSDLWFLLAYYTGALILVILLSARLEHPEGWTKERLAAAAAAQPVRPAAKSTAKTDSKAEAKVEPPAEIKAEAPKPATAAKAAPTGKLGKAAEMAAGVAANAAGVAANAAGVAAKATANAAANAAGATARAAANAAGKLADKVGYESTAIPQNAIVVEHHFLDREWSPVWKDRFTWALQFFFGGMFSALVVCYFKSSGSIASFILVILLAILLVGNEFLKKHYESFGLNLALFCLLGTMFMNFTIPHVVHRIGFGWFFLSTLLSFGICTAIWKISRRSKGVLIAPALISILLVVAYLMNWVPPVPLVLKQHMACQNFDKATYTCDMDEPTFLQKIGLGTPTVHKQEGNEVYFLASVYAPAKLKAEIEYRWYYEDPTTEKFKLTDKISSGRMVINGGRETGFRSFSRKKNAPPGKYRVEIAYKNGAVIGAGAFEVFDATPEDTFVRDTLQ is encoded by the coding sequence CCATTACCCTGGGAATGTCTATCGATGATTCGGACCTGTGGTTTCTGCTGGCCTACTACACCGGCGCCCTGATCCTGGTCATTTTGCTGTCTGCCCGCCTGGAACACCCTGAAGGATGGACCAAGGAGCGCCTGGCAGCCGCTGCCGCCGCACAGCCTGTAAGGCCCGCCGCCAAAAGCACGGCAAAAACCGACAGCAAGGCCGAAGCAAAGGTTGAACCCCCTGCCGAAATCAAGGCAGAAGCCCCCAAGCCCGCAACTGCCGCCAAGGCCGCCCCCACCGGAAAACTGGGCAAGGCCGCCGAAATGGCAGCAGGAGTGGCCGCAAATGCAGCAGGTGTAGCCGCAAACGCCGCGGGAGTTGCCGCCAAGGCAACTGCAAATGCCGCCGCAAACGCCGCAGGAGCTACCGCCCGAGCCGCAGCAAACGCCGCCGGGAAGCTGGCCGACAAGGTGGGCTACGAAAGTACCGCCATCCCCCAGAACGCCATCGTCGTAGAGCACCACTTCCTGGACCGCGAATGGAGTCCCGTCTGGAAGGACCGTTTCACTTGGGCCCTGCAGTTCTTCTTCGGCGGCATGTTCAGCGCCCTGGTGGTCTGCTATTTCAAGAGCAGCGGTTCCATCGCCTCCTTCATCCTCGTTATTTTACTTGCAATCCTCCTGGTCGGAAACGAATTCCTCAAGAAGCATTACGAAAGTTTCGGCTTGAACCTGGCGCTGTTCTGCCTGCTGGGGACCATGTTCATGAACTTCACCATCCCCCATGTGGTTCACCGCATCGGTTTCGGATGGTTCTTCCTCTCTACACTTCTTTCCTTCGGCATCTGTACCGCCATCTGGAAGATTTCCCGCCGTTCCAAGGGCGTCCTGATTGCACCCGCCCTCATCAGCATCCTGCTGGTGGTTGCTTACCTCATGAACTGGGTTCCGCCTGTTCCCCTGGTATTAAAGCAACACATGGCCTGCCAGAATTTTGACAAGGCCACCTACACCTGCGACATGGACGAACCCACCTTCCTGCAAAAGATCGGCCTGGGCACCCCCACCGTCCATAAGCAAGAAGGTAACGAAGTCTACTTCCTGGCCTCGGTTTATGCCCCCGCCAAGCTCAAGGCCGAAATAGAATACCGCTGGTACTACGAAGACCCCACCACCGAAAAGTTCAAGCTGACCGACAAGATCTCTTCGGGCCGCATGGTCATTAACGGTGGCCGCGAAACCGGATTCCGCAGTTTCTCTCGCAAGAAGAACGCGCCCCCCGGCAAATACCGCGTAGAAATCGCCTACAAGAACGGCGCCGTGATTGGCGCAGGTGCGTTCGAGGTCTTTGACGCCACCCCCGAAGACACCTTCGTCCGCGATACCCTGCAGTAA